The DNA region CAATTTCATAATTATCTCCTTTGGTTTCATGATTAAGCGCCCCGGAAGGATCTCCGGGGCTCTATTGCTTCTTGTGTGGGTGCACTGCTGGCTGTAATAGTTGTCATGCCCGCAACGCACTCACGGTTAACCACTGAAAACTTCAGTCATCAGGCGCTGGGCGCGCACTCGGTCCAGCGTGCCAGGATTGAACTTCAAATGATGCGCGCCCATTAAGGCATCAACCAATGGCTCTAGCGGAGTATTCGGTATGGACAGCGCCTTTAAGTTCTTCGGCAGCTCAAGCTGTGCGACTAGGCGCTCCGAGAAAGCAACGAGGTCGTCGATACCGAGGGCGATCTCCGCAGCACGTAGCGCTTCAGGAGCAATCTCTCGGTTGATCTTTAGCGACTTGGGTAATGCAATGGCGTTGATTACACCGTGCGTGACCCCAGTGGCTCCGCCCACGACATGGCAGACGGCATGATGCAAGCCCAGCCCGCAGGTGTTGATCGCAAAGCCAGCCAAGCTTGCCGCTTCAAAGAGCCTTTGGCCCAGCGTCTCGTCTATCGGGCTGTCCTTGGCGGCGAGCAGTAGTTCTGGCCACATGCGTCCTGCTTGTGCGGCAGCCGCCTTACCAAACCAGTGCGACCTGGTGCTGTAAAAAGCCTCTATGCAGTGTGCGAACGAGTTGATGCCGCTTGCTGCCATTTCGAGCTTGGGAAGGCTCGCCAGCAGAGCAGGGTCATAGAACACTTTGGCCGGCAAATACTTCAAACCGCCTTTACCTTCTTTTGTCCCTCTCTGCATGCGGGTGCCATACACGTTTGTCATCTCCCCACCGCCCAGCGAGGTCGGGATGGCGACTATTTCTGCGGGCTTAGCGTCAACAACCGCCTTGGCAAGGTCGATCGCGCTGCCACTACCGATGGCAATGTAGGTGTCGGGATCAAAGCTTTCTGCAAGGTCTGTCGCTTTGATCAGTACATCTTCTGGGCTATGAGGTAAGGAGCCGTTAAAGACCTCTACTTGAGCCGCTGGCAGCAGCGCTTGCCAATTAGCCAGCGCGCAGCTTCGATCCGAGCCTATGATCAAGATGCGCTTTCCTGGCAGGGCCTGGACCGCCTGACGAAAGTCCCCCGCAATAATCATTTGCGAGGGAAAGTGCATCTTCGTGATGGAGCGACTCATCGACCAACCAACTTGGCGTGTCCCACCATCGTTGGCCCTTGCGCCACTGCGCCTTGCAGTTCACCGTCGTCCGCCAAAGTGACCACCAGGTCGTCGCCAGGGCAAACCGGTGCGATCCACTTCGTATAGAGCTCACCTTCCGTGTACCAGCGCTCACCGTACTTTTGTGCGGCCAATCCTGCGGCATAACCCATGACGTTAAGTCCATGCGCCAAGGTGCCTCTGAATCCGCGCGACTTGGCGAGCTCTTCGTCATAGTGGATGGTGTCGTTGTCGCCATTGATACGACCGTACTGGTCGATGATCTCTTGCGTCATCTTTACTTTTTTCTCTAACGTGGCGTCAGTTCTCTTTAGCATGTCATTTGTCCTTATTCAGGTAGGTGCAAGGTGTGTGCGGCTTCGGCGACCAGCGTTCCATCAGTCTTCTTGAACTGGGCGGTGAACTTGAGCCATTTCCGATCGCGCTTCTCAAACTTTTCAGTCACTTCGCCAAAGGCGACGAGATCAGTGTTCTCATCCGCAAAAATCGGATGGCGCCACTTCCAGAGTTGGTCGAACACGACAATGCCCTGTATGGGCGGATAGCGTCGGTACAGGACTGCCAGCAGGTAAACCGATAGCACGTTGGGCGCACACACTGGTCTACCCTTGTAGGTGTAGTAGGTAGCATCCTGCTCATCAATCGCCGCCAGGTATTCCTGGTTGATCTCGGGCGTGATAGTGAACTGCATCTCTGGCAGCAGGGCGCCAGCCTCGAAATCCGCGTAAGGTGTGCCGGGCTGAGCACCCTCGCGTGGTTTAACTTCGCTTGGTCTAGTCATGGTTTCATTCCTTGTGAAAAATTGCCTTCTTGCTCTTCAATTGCGCAAGGCGCGCCTTGTCGTAGCCGCAAAGGCGGGTTAGAACTTCATCGGTATCGGCGCCCAAATGCGGAGGAAATTCCAGGGGGCGAGCATCATCGAACTTGAAAGGGTTGCCAAGAAAAGGCAGCTCATTGCCGTCAGTGGAATCCGTCACCGACTCCACCATCGAACGAAGCAGGCTAAGTGGTTGAGCCAAGGCCTCGGCAACATCAAGTACCGGAGCGGCCGGGATGCGACGTTGGAAAAGCTGGTCGGCCCATTCGTCTCTCGGTTTCTGTTTGAAGACGTCAGATAGCACTTGGGCCAGTACTTCGACGTTCTGGATGCGACTGCCGGCAGTTGCAAAGCGGTCATCAGTAATCAGGTCGGGGCGCTCTATGGCTGCACAGAATTTTTGCCAAAATACTTCCCCTGTGGGGGATATAACAAGCGGCTTGCCATCGGCGCACATAAACGTTTCGCTGGGAGCGATCATTGGGTGGCGCGAGCCTTGGGCGGTGGGAACATCGCCAGATACGAAGTAGTTTTGCGCTTGCCAAGTAAGAAGCGCAAGCTGGCAATCAAGCAAGGAGATTTGAATCGATCTGCCTTTGCCGGTCAGTGCAGCCGAGAGCAAGGCACCCAGGCAGGCGATCGACAAGTAAAGTCCGCCGGCCAAGTCCGCAATCTGGTATCCAGAGCGCACCGGCTTGCCTCCGGCCTCACCGGTAATACTCATATACCCGCTCATGGCCTGCACGATCAGGTCAAACGCCGGCGCATCGGCATAGGGCGCTTCGTCATGAAACCCAATCAACTGGGCGACCACGATCTTGGGGTTTATTGCCTTTAAAGACTCGAAATCAATCCCGAGCTTCTTGGGGACCGAGGGTGCGTAGCCGTAAATGACTGCATGCGAAGTCTTTACCAGGTCGTAAAGCACTTCCAGGCCTTCGGAAGTTTTCAGATCCAGCGCGATGCTTTTCTTGCCGCGGTTCACCGACAGAAAGAAGGAGGATTCTCCGTTGAAGAAGTAAGGCGGGATGGTTCTGGCCATGTCACCCGTAAGCGGCTCGACCTTGATGACCTCGGCGCCCAATTGCGCCAGCACCTGGCCACCAAACGGGCCGCCCAGCACCCAACTTA from Pollutimonas thiosulfatoxidans includes:
- a CDS encoding MaoC family dehydratase, giving the protein MLKRTDATLEKKVKMTQEIIDQYGRINGDNDTIHYDEELAKSRGFRGTLAHGLNVMGYAAGLAAQKYGERWYTEGELYTKWIAPVCPGDDLVVTLADDGELQGAVAQGPTMVGHAKLVGR
- a CDS encoding iron-containing alcohol dehydrogenase family protein, translated to MSRSITKMHFPSQMIIAGDFRQAVQALPGKRILIIGSDRSCALANWQALLPAAQVEVFNGSLPHSPEDVLIKATDLAESFDPDTYIAIGSGSAIDLAKAVVDAKPAEIVAIPTSLGGGEMTNVYGTRMQRGTKEGKGGLKYLPAKVFYDPALLASLPKLEMAASGINSFAHCIEAFYSTRSHWFGKAAAAQAGRMWPELLLAAKDSPIDETLGQRLFEAASLAGFAINTCGLGLHHAVCHVVGGATGVTHGVINAIALPKSLKINREIAPEALRAAEIALGIDDLVAFSERLVAQLELPKNLKALSIPNTPLEPLVDALMGAHHLKFNPGTLDRVRAQRLMTEVFSG
- a CDS encoding CaiB/BaiF CoA transferase family protein; this translates as MLDLSWVLGGPFGGQVLAQLGAEVIKVEPLTGDMARTIPPYFFNGESSFFLSVNRGKKSIALDLKTSEGLEVLYDLVKTSHAVIYGYAPSVPKKLGIDFESLKAINPKIVVAQLIGFHDEAPYADAPAFDLIVQAMSGYMSITGEAGGKPVRSGYQIADLAGGLYLSIACLGALLSAALTGKGRSIQISLLDCQLALLTWQAQNYFVSGDVPTAQGSRHPMIAPSETFMCADGKPLVISPTGEVFWQKFCAAIERPDLITDDRFATAGSRIQNVEVLAQVLSDVFKQKPRDEWADQLFQRRIPAAPVLDVAEALAQPLSLLRSMVESVTDSTDGNELPFLGNPFKFDDARPLEFPPHLGADTDEVLTRLCGYDKARLAQLKSKKAIFHKE